The Helicobacter fennelliae nucleotide sequence CAATCTTGCATGCCATAAATGATGTAGCGATGAGCTTGTTTTTTTTGATGATTGGGCTAGAGACTAAACGTGAGATTTTGTATGGCGAGCTTGTAGGGTTCAAAAAAATAGCCTTTCCTGTTTTGGGTGCGATTGGCGGGATTATCATGCCTATTGTGATTTATTTAGCGTTCAATCACGACACTCCTTCAGCGGGCGGATTTGGCGTGGCGATGAGCACAGATACAGCCTTTGCTTTGGGGGCGATTTTGCTACTTGGCAAAAGAGTGCCTTTGAGCCTCAAAATCTTTCTTGTTACATTAGCAGTGATTGATGATTTAGGCGCGATTTTGGTGATTGTGTTTTTTTATACTTCTTCGCTCAATGCCTTTTGGCTCGTAATAGCGGGCATTATCATTGCGATTTTGCTGTATTATAATTATCAAGACAAACACAGACTTGCAGCATATTTAATCCTTGGGATTTTTTTGTGGATTGCTATCTATAATAGCGGAATCCACGCGACCATAGCAGCAGTTATCGTGGCATTTAGCATACCGGGTCGCTCAAATGTCTCTGATCACTACCTTACCAATCTCAAAAACGAGCTCAATAAAATTGATATTTTAATTAAAAATGGAAGCAATTTTTTTGAAACCCATATCCAAAAACAGCAAAAAAACATATTCAAAGAATGGATTTATGATTTGGGGAATTTCTTTAAATCCGATCAGAATCTCACCAAAAAATTCAACATCAAAGAGCAAAGCAAGCGCGCACAGATTCTGGATTCTATCTCCAAATACTCCGCTTACGCGCAAAATCCGCTCATTCAAGTGCAGACATTTTTGCACCCTGTGTGCTCGTATTTTGTGATTCCTGTTTTTGCGTTTGTCAATGCGGGCGTGAAGCTTGATTCTAACATCGATTTTTCTTTGGATCATATCTTTTTAGGCACGGTTTTGGGGCTTGTGCTTGGCAAACCTATTGGGATTTTGCTTTTTGTATTGATCGGCGAAAAGTGCAAAATCGCCACAAAGCCTAAAGATCT carries:
- the nhaA gene encoding Na+/H+ antiporter NhaA — encoded protein: MANHIKIPHDTYVKDKLKKNLYAFINHESFSGILIFFCVIFAMLIANSQFSHTYFEFQELKIGVFWGESQYGMTILHAINDVAMSLFFLMIGLETKREILYGELVGFKKIAFPVLGAIGGIIMPIVIYLAFNHDTPSAGGFGVAMSTDTAFALGAILLLGKRVPLSLKIFLVTLAVIDDLGAILVIVFFYTSSLNAFWLVIAGIIIAILLYYNYQDKHRLAAYLILGIFLWIAIYNSGIHATIAAVIVAFSIPGRSNVSDHYLTNLKNELNKIDILIKNGSNFFETHIQKQQKNIFKEWIYDLGNFFKSDQNLTKKFNIKEQSKRAQILDSISKYSAYAQNPLIQVQTFLHPVCSYFVIPVFAFVNAGVKLDSNIDFSLDHIFLGTVLGLVLGKPIGILLFVLIGEKCKIATKPKDLTYAHIFATSCLAGIGFTMSIFVANLAYNNQNAINLAKISILYASSIALIVGISALYLSTKPTKNQDTQELAESTPQKP